In one window of Chryseobacterium sp. JV274 DNA:
- a CDS encoding efflux transporter outer membrane subunit, which translates to MKSLLNIIKGITFSVFILGAISSCMARKEYERPKNVVDEKLFRTDMLPSDSTSIADISWKEIFTDPILQGHISKALANNLDIRIALESINSAEAYLKQSKAAYQPTLSIGPNYTFQTQSINTQFGQIIGERRYVNQFDITASIGWEADIWGKLRAQEKAQLATYLGTVAAHKAVKSSLVSSIASAYYQLLTFDAQKRIITETIAVREKNLEATKALKISGTVTEVAVQQSEALVFNAKSLLIDIDTQIQLLENTMSLLMGEPSHSIERSTLEGQNLPIDLKLGYPTQLLANRPDVMRAEYSLMNAFELTNSAKAQFYPTLKLTGSGGLQSVDIDHLFSVNSLFANVVAGLAQPILNKRQIKTNYDVSLANQETAYLNFRKTVLTAGKEVSDAIRVFSVQDSFIELKQKELDAYKKSVDYSQELVNYGMANYLEVLNASVNSLNAELNISNARYSKMKAAVELYQALGGGWK; encoded by the coding sequence ATGAAGAGTTTATTAAACATCATAAAAGGAATCACTTTTTCAGTTTTCATACTCGGGGCCATTTCATCTTGTATGGCAAGAAAAGAATATGAAAGACCGAAGAACGTTGTGGACGAAAAGCTTTTCCGTACGGATATGCTTCCTTCTGACAGTACCAGTATCGCAGATATTTCATGGAAAGAGATATTTACAGATCCAATATTGCAGGGGCATATTTCTAAAGCACTGGCAAACAACCTTGATATCAGAATCGCTTTAGAGAGCATTAATTCTGCAGAAGCATATCTTAAACAAAGCAAAGCTGCTTATCAGCCGACACTTTCTATTGGGCCCAACTATACCTTTCAGACCCAGTCTATCAACACCCAGTTTGGGCAGATCATTGGAGAAAGACGTTATGTAAACCAGTTTGACATTACGGCGAGTATTGGATGGGAAGCAGATATCTGGGGGAAATTAAGAGCACAGGAAAAAGCACAGCTGGCTACCTATTTAGGAACTGTTGCTGCTCATAAGGCGGTAAAAAGCAGTCTGGTATCTTCCATCGCTTCTGCTTACTATCAATTGTTAACTTTTGATGCGCAGAAGAGGATTATTACAGAAACCATTGCGGTAAGAGAGAAAAACCTGGAAGCTACAAAGGCTTTAAAAATTTCAGGAACAGTTACAGAAGTTGCGGTACAGCAGAGTGAGGCTCTTGTGTTCAATGCGAAATCATTACTGATTGATATTGATACACAGATCCAGCTTCTTGAAAATACCATGAGTCTTTTAATGGGAGAACCTTCTCATTCTATTGAAAGATCTACATTAGAAGGACAGAACCTTCCGATTGATTTAAAATTGGGATACCCAACTCAGCTGTTGGCTAACCGTCCGGATGTAATGAGAGCAGAATACAGCTTAATGAATGCTTTTGAACTGACAAATTCTGCCAAAGCTCAGTTTTACCCAACTTTAAAATTGACAGGAAGCGGAGGACTTCAGTCTGTGGATATTGATCACTTATTCAGTGTAAATTCATTATTTGCGAATGTAGTAGCAGGCCTGGCTCAGCCGATTCTAAATAAAAGACAGATCAAGACCAACTATGATGTAAGTCTTGCCAATCAGGAAACGGCTTATTTAAACTTCAGAAAAACAGTTCTTACTGCTGGAAAAGAAGTTTCGGATGCCATCAGAGTCTTCTCTGTACAGGATTCATTTATTGAATTAAAACAAAAAGAACTGGATGCCTATAAAAAATCGGTTGACTATTCTCAGGAATTGGTGAACTACGGTATGGCCAACTATCTTGAAGTATTAAATGCAAGCGTAAATTCATTGAATGCAGAGTTGAACATCTCAAATGCAAGATACAGTAAAATGAAAGCTGCTGTAGAGCTTTATCAGGCTTTAGGCGGAGGCTGGAAGTAA
- a CDS encoding GNAT family N-acetyltransferase has protein sequence MKLEIQPIGNSYSEQAIDLILTIQQKEFNIPITIKDQPDLLQIESFYTEAGGNFWGAFVDGELVGSIALVKFDERAGAIRKMFVKKEFRGKELNIAQELLEVLISFCRENEIDDLYLGTITVLKAAQRFYERNQFVKIEKGNLPVKFPLMSADNIFYHLNID, from the coding sequence ATGAAACTAGAAATACAACCCATAGGAAATTCTTATTCGGAGCAGGCCATTGATTTGATTTTGACCATTCAACAGAAAGAGTTTAATATTCCGATTACAATAAAAGATCAGCCTGATCTTTTACAGATTGAAAGTTTTTATACGGAAGCAGGAGGTAACTTTTGGGGAGCTTTCGTGGATGGTGAACTGGTAGGTTCCATTGCACTGGTTAAGTTTGATGAAAGGGCAGGAGCAATCAGAAAAATGTTTGTTAAAAAAGAATTCAGAGGCAAAGAACTGAATATTGCCCAGGAACTATTGGAAGTTTTAATTTCTTTCTGCCGCGAAAACGAAATTGATGATTTATATTTGGGAACCATAACGGTACTGAAAGCAGCACAGCGTTTCTACGAAAGGAATCAGTTCGTAAAGATTGAAAAAGGAAATCTTCCTGTAAAATTCCCTTTGATGAGCGCTGATAATATTTTTTACCATTTAAATATTGACTGA
- a CDS encoding MarR family winged helix-turn-helix transcriptional regulator, whose translation MNVINEAGILAISTRLHRLSEQLRKDGALIYKAFGIDFELKWFPVIFTIYKKEIASVVEIANEIGYTHPSTITLLKELEKLELIQWEKDKQDERKRLFILTSKGKELIEKMKPVWQLMSQILGDITDNNNNLLAAIDEAEEKIASQSFYQRAFQAKNSK comes from the coding sequence ATGAATGTGATCAACGAAGCAGGGATTCTTGCTATATCAACGAGACTTCATCGTCTCAGTGAACAATTGAGAAAAGATGGAGCGCTTATCTATAAAGCATTCGGAATCGATTTTGAGCTTAAATGGTTTCCGGTGATCTTTACCATTTATAAAAAAGAGATCGCAAGCGTTGTCGAAATTGCTAATGAGATCGGGTACACCCATCCATCTACCATAACCCTGCTCAAAGAACTCGAAAAACTGGAGTTGATACAATGGGAAAAAGATAAACAGGACGAACGGAAAAGATTATTTATCCTGACTTCAAAAGGAAAAGAACTCATTGAGAAAATGAAACCGGTTTGGCAACTGATGTCCCAGATTCTGGGAGATATTACCGATAACAATAATAATCTGCTGGCAGCTATTGATGAAGCCGAGGAGAAAATTGCAAGCCAGTCTTTTTATCAGAGGGCATTTCAGGCGAAGAATTCGAAATAA
- a CDS encoding TonB-dependent receptor → MSIIFKKRLIIALVLPTAALYYGQSTKDSLEKSKSIDEVMLVGRNLSQTAKERKTPVAVSTIKAAEIQEKLGNREFPEIMKSTPSVYVTKVGGGFGDSRINMRGFDGANIAVIINGQPVNDMQGGTVYWSNWTGLADIASNIQIQRGLGASKFVVPSVGGTINIVTKATDSEQKAMIKGEVGNDNYSRISAMYSSGLKNKWGTTVLLSRWQGDGYINGTKGEGYSWFFSTGFKPNEKHAFNLIATGAPQVHDTRRSSATGANVATLQQFDTYGRRYNPQTGMLNGSQFNLAPNFYHKPIASLNWDWTMNDNLKLSTVLYGSWGRGGGGTGLNGSIKNGSGQTMNFMNYGAGGDGTINWDMIYRYNRGGIVTDYNGNTFQKSTFTAPAGSPTDYNGQYVATLNGTNGIVRKQSINAHDWYGVIADLNYKKNNWTFNGGIDLKTYKGALYDIVTDMLGSDALFVSSTANAPKGYYINSTVKPEPLTKLKDAQKVSIHNEGLVKWAGLYGMVEYSSEKLSASVQGSVSEQYYKRRDYMLYTPGNQETKWYHKTGYIVKGGANYNIDEHHNVFFNTGVISRQPLFNALFPSNQNIYNDAKNERIFSVELGYGFKSRYVDVNINAYRTQWDDRFISRTFNAGAADVANFSQLQLGNAYFYNALNVGQIHQGVELEAKARPFANLRLRGMLSLGNWKYKGNANFNILDVQNNQEVAGATGVINIKDLKVGDAAQTTASLGVDYNITKAFSIDANWEYYDKLYAQFNPINFLTEAAREKGIVKLPSYNLFDVGASYKFTLDAKKSLTLRANVYNLFNKYYISELSSNIFAGDKIASGPNAGKTYQETGRVYQGIADGNTGFLGFGRTWSVAATLRF, encoded by the coding sequence ATGAGCATTATTTTTAAAAAGCGACTAATTATAGCGCTTGTATTACCTACGGCCGCCCTTTATTACGGGCAGAGTACGAAGGATTCTTTAGAGAAATCAAAATCTATTGATGAGGTGATGTTGGTAGGTAGAAACCTTTCCCAAACAGCCAAAGAAAGAAAAACTCCTGTTGCAGTTTCCACCATCAAGGCAGCGGAAATTCAGGAGAAGTTAGGAAACAGAGAATTTCCTGAGATTATGAAGTCTACCCCATCCGTGTACGTTACCAAAGTGGGCGGAGGTTTTGGAGACAGCAGAATCAATATGAGAGGTTTCGATGGGGCTAACATTGCAGTGATCATCAACGGACAGCCGGTGAATGACATGCAGGGAGGAACTGTATACTGGTCTAACTGGACCGGGTTGGCAGACATTGCGAGCAACATCCAGATTCAGAGAGGTTTGGGAGCTTCTAAATTTGTAGTTCCTTCTGTAGGAGGAACGATCAATATTGTGACCAAAGCTACAGATTCTGAGCAGAAAGCAATGATCAAAGGAGAAGTGGGTAACGATAACTACTCCAGAATATCTGCGATGTACTCTTCCGGCTTAAAAAACAAATGGGGAACAACCGTATTGCTTTCCCGCTGGCAAGGTGACGGCTACATCAACGGAACGAAAGGAGAAGGTTATTCATGGTTTTTCTCAACAGGGTTTAAGCCCAATGAAAAGCATGCGTTTAATTTAATTGCAACCGGAGCACCACAGGTACATGATACGAGAAGGTCTTCAGCAACCGGAGCGAATGTGGCTACTCTACAGCAATTTGATACGTATGGAAGAAGATACAACCCTCAGACAGGGATGTTGAATGGTTCTCAGTTCAATCTGGCTCCTAACTTCTATCATAAGCCTATTGCATCATTGAACTGGGACTGGACGATGAATGATAACCTGAAACTATCTACCGTTCTTTATGGTTCATGGGGACGTGGCGGCGGTGGTACCGGATTGAACGGTTCTATCAAAAACGGCAGCGGACAAACCATGAATTTTATGAATTACGGTGCAGGCGGTGACGGTACTATCAACTGGGATATGATTTACCGCTATAACAGAGGGGGTATTGTAACAGATTATAACGGAAACACTTTCCAGAAATCAACCTTTACTGCACCTGCAGGCTCTCCTACTGATTATAACGGACAATATGTGGCTACACTGAACGGTACCAATGGTATCGTAAGAAAACAGAGTATCAATGCTCATGACTGGTATGGAGTAATCGCAGATCTTAATTACAAAAAAAATAACTGGACCTTTAACGGAGGTATTGATCTTAAAACTTACAAAGGAGCACTTTACGATATTGTGACTGACATGTTGGGATCTGATGCATTATTTGTTTCCAGTACGGCAAACGCTCCAAAAGGTTATTATATCAACAGTACCGTAAAACCGGAACCTCTTACTAAACTTAAGGATGCTCAAAAGGTATCTATACACAACGAAGGTCTGGTAAAATGGGCAGGTTTATATGGAATGGTTGAATACAGCTCTGAAAAACTAAGTGCATCCGTTCAGGGATCAGTTTCTGAACAGTACTACAAAAGAAGAGACTATATGCTGTATACTCCAGGAAACCAGGAAACAAAATGGTACCACAAAACGGGTTATATTGTAAAAGGAGGTGCCAACTATAATATAGATGAGCATCATAATGTATTTTTCAATACAGGAGTTATTTCAAGGCAGCCATTATTCAATGCTCTGTTCCCTTCAAACCAAAATATCTATAACGATGCAAAGAATGAAAGAATCTTCTCTGTGGAGTTAGGATATGGTTTCAAATCCCGTTATGTAGATGTAAATATCAATGCCTACAGAACGCAGTGGGATGACAGATTTATTTCAAGAACCTTTAATGCAGGAGCTGCAGACGTAGCCAACTTCTCACAATTACAGCTTGGAAATGCTTATTTCTACAACGCACTGAACGTTGGACAGATACACCAGGGTGTTGAACTGGAAGCGAAGGCAAGACCATTTGCTAACCTTAGACTGAGAGGGATGTTATCATTGGGGAACTGGAAGTACAAAGGAAATGCAAATTTCAATATTCTTGATGTTCAAAACAATCAGGAGGTGGCAGGAGCTACAGGAGTTATCAATATCAAAGATCTAAAGGTGGGAGATGCTGCACAAACTACAGCAAGCCTTGGAGTTGATTATAACATTACCAAAGCTTTCAGTATTGATGCCAACTGGGAATATTATGACAAGCTATATGCGCAGTTTAACCCAATCAACTTCCTTACTGAAGCAGCAAGAGAAAAAGGAATTGTAAAACTGCCAAGTTATAATTTATTTGACGTAGGTGCTTCTTACAAATTCACACTTGATGCGAAAAAGTCTTTAACATTGAGAGCGAATGTGTACAACTTATTCAACAAATATTATATTTCTGAATTAAGCTCCAATATTTTCGCAGGGGACAAAATTGCCAGCGGCCCAAATGCCGGAAAAACTTACCAGGAAACCGGAAGAGTTTATCAGGGTATTGCTGATGGTAACACAGGATTCCTTGGTTTTGGAAGAACGTGGTCTGTTGCAGCGACTTTAAGATTCTAA
- a CDS encoding alpha-ketoglutarate-dependent dioxygenase AlkB family protein: MTQLSLFDSEDLYEFPKDLLEYREHFLNQEEADNLKDHLLETAPWKQRTQKMYDKTVLTPRLTAWYGDQKTAYPLGDVEVENNLWTPELFSLKQRIEKEFKYKFNSVLLNLYRNQNDSVAWHRDKESRYGKRPVIASLSLGQTRNFDFRKKDHHQSKYSLPLPHGSLLIMKGDLQENWEHRIAKSVTSMKERINLTFRLVHKE, encoded by the coding sequence ATGACCCAACTCAGTTTATTCGACTCAGAAGATTTATATGAATTTCCAAAAGACCTTCTGGAATACAGAGAACATTTCCTGAATCAGGAAGAAGCTGATAACCTTAAAGATCATCTGCTTGAAACAGCTCCCTGGAAACAACGGACCCAGAAAATGTATGATAAAACGGTTTTGACACCACGCCTAACAGCTTGGTATGGTGATCAGAAAACGGCTTACCCATTGGGAGATGTTGAAGTGGAGAATAATCTCTGGACTCCTGAGCTGTTTTCTTTAAAACAAAGGATAGAAAAAGAGTTTAAATATAAATTCAATTCCGTATTGCTTAATCTCTACAGAAATCAGAATGATTCTGTTGCCTGGCATCGTGATAAGGAAAGCAGATATGGAAAACGCCCGGTAATTGCTTCTTTAAGTTTAGGACAAACCAGAAATTTTGATTTCCGGAAAAAAGATCATCATCAGAGTAAATACAGCCTGCCTCTTCCTCATGGCTCATTACTGATTATGAAAGGAGATCTGCAGGAAAACTGGGAACACCGGATCGCTAAATCTGTAACTTCTATGAAAGAACGTATAAATCTTACATTCCGGCTAGTTCATAAAGAATGA
- the pnuC gene encoding nicotinamide riboside transporter PnuC yields the protein MMQDILKQITLPEWFGVLFSVIQVLLARKNNVNNYLFGIAGILLTLYVMLTSKLYAEFTLNLYYLVMSIYGWMYWKFGKQKSEMEISVTSTTEKWITGGIVLGTFILFWSFLTHFTDSDVPVWDSLVSAFAWAGMWLMARRKIENWVILNVSNIISIPLMIHKELYLYAVLTSFLFLVAISGYIEWQKIIKTKANAEY from the coding sequence ATGATGCAGGACATTTTAAAACAAATTACCTTACCGGAATGGTTTGGAGTCTTATTTTCAGTCATTCAGGTCTTACTGGCCCGTAAAAACAATGTCAATAATTATCTTTTCGGGATTGCAGGTATTCTGCTTACGCTGTATGTGATGCTTACTTCCAAGCTTTATGCTGAGTTTACCTTAAATCTTTATTATCTGGTCATGAGCATCTACGGATGGATGTATTGGAAATTCGGGAAACAAAAATCTGAAATGGAAATTTCTGTTACCTCAACTACCGAAAAATGGATTACCGGAGGAATTGTTTTGGGAACCTTTATCTTATTCTGGTCTTTTCTGACGCATTTTACCGATTCGGATGTCCCGGTTTGGGATTCTCTGGTAAGTGCTTTTGCCTGGGCAGGGATGTGGCTGATGGCAAGACGGAAAATTGAAAATTGGGTGATCCTCAATGTCAGCAATATCATTTCAATCCCTTTAATGATTCATAAAGAATTATATCTGTATGCTGTTTTAACGTCATTCTTATTTTTAGTGGCGATCTCAGGATATATCGAATGGCAAAAAATTATTAAAACCAAAGCGAATGCTGAGTACTAA
- a CDS encoding RNA polymerase sigma factor: MDHFKEIYSGYKHRVYFFVAKYLSEEEDIEEIVQDIFMHVWKYLSKTNSPSEIEALIFKSAKQEISNFYRKRKMIFVPLENFPENQDEESAEIEKQLQQEDQLKKIENLLEQVPERSREFFIQNKIQNLSLFTIAQENDISKTAVEKHVNKVLKFLRSNLSFFF; the protein is encoded by the coding sequence ATGGATCATTTTAAAGAAATATATTCCGGTTACAAGCACAGGGTGTATTTTTTTGTGGCCAAATACCTTTCGGAAGAAGAAGATATTGAAGAAATTGTTCAGGATATTTTTATGCATGTCTGGAAGTACTTATCCAAAACCAACTCACCTTCAGAAATTGAAGCACTTATTTTTAAATCTGCCAAACAGGAAATCTCCAATTTCTACCGTAAAAGAAAAATGATCTTCGTTCCTCTTGAAAACTTTCCGGAAAATCAGGATGAAGAAAGTGCTGAAATCGAAAAACAGCTACAGCAGGAAGATCAGCTCAAAAAAATAGAAAATCTTCTGGAGCAGGTTCCCGAAAGAAGCCGTGAATTTTTCATCCAAAATAAAATCCAGAATCTCAGTCTTTTTACCATCGCTCAGGAAAATGATATTTCCAAAACAGCTGTTGAGAAGCATGTTAATAAGGTACTGAAGTTTCTGAGATCCAACTTGAGTTTTTTCTTTTAA
- a CDS encoding FecR family protein — MDFDNQWKSVKEENRKMKDSADQRIWNGLENKIRFRNHTKRFLWAAAVLLPLFTVMTLFFTENALSSSSHQQMVFRTETMQKEFTLPDGSIIILQPESELMLTDDFGKKTRNVSFKGKAFFSVAKNKALPFIIDANGFKVKVLGTQFLLDQRSTDKKVYLKEGKVKIDFKGNTTFLLPKETWLADKDGTEKHFYDQDVVRTFDFNEMKFGQAISQLEKTYNVSITYPQHYKENVINGDITGDLDKVIKTIGFPFNLTAGKQSANHIILEK, encoded by the coding sequence ATGGATTTCGACAATCAATGGAAATCAGTTAAAGAAGAAAACCGGAAAATGAAAGATTCGGCAGATCAGCGAATCTGGAATGGGCTTGAGAATAAAATCAGATTCAGAAACCATACAAAAAGGTTTTTGTGGGCTGCGGCTGTTCTTTTGCCCTTATTTACCGTGATGACTCTGTTCTTTACTGAAAATGCTCTAAGCTCTTCATCTCATCAGCAAATGGTTTTCAGAACGGAAACGATGCAAAAGGAATTCACCTTGCCGGACGGAAGTATTATTATCCTGCAACCAGAAAGTGAATTGATGCTGACAGATGATTTCGGAAAGAAAACCAGAAATGTCTCCTTTAAAGGGAAAGCTTTTTTCAGTGTTGCTAAAAATAAAGCGCTGCCGTTTATCATTGATGCCAATGGATTTAAAGTAAAAGTGTTGGGAACTCAGTTTTTGCTTGATCAGAGATCCACAGATAAGAAAGTCTATCTGAAGGAAGGAAAAGTAAAAATTGATTTCAAAGGGAATACAACATTTCTTCTGCCCAAAGAAACCTGGCTTGCTGACAAAGACGGAACCGAGAAACATTTCTACGATCAGGATGTTGTAAGAACATTTGATTTTAATGAAATGAAATTTGGGCAGGCCATTTCTCAACTGGAGAAGACTTACAATGTTTCCATAACATATCCTCAGCATTACAAAGAGAATGTGATAAATGGAGACATCACCGGAGATCTGGATAAAGTTATTAAAACAATAGGGTTTCCATTTAATCTTACTGCAGGAAAACAATCAGCAAATCATATCATTTTAGAAAAATAA